Proteins from one Astatotilapia calliptera chromosome 8, fAstCal1.2, whole genome shotgun sequence genomic window:
- the LOC113028470 gene encoding myosin phosphatase Rho-interacting protein isoform X4, with product MSLKDNPCRKFQANIFNKSKCQNCFKPRESHLLNDEDLNQAKPIYAGWLLLAPEGTNFDNPLHRSRKWQRRFFILYEHGLLRYALDEMPSTLPQGTINMNQCSDVIDGESRTGQKNSLCILTPEKEYFIRAECKEIINGWQEALTVYPRTNKQNQKKKRKVDPPTHQGGVTPRQCFSTEDMNGHPEPGPAKVTVTSSSSRGSIPCLPSSIASAERVPMSRATLWQEEPRWSRATIPCSRSASCLSQLGHSQPDSSITTQDDGGTVSSGRKVRVESGYFSLEKTKSEPSPQSAHHSQPPQHLPLSSSASSSSLGAPSSRRSQIIERFEDGQHVERMETNGSDPSANSVLIQRQGRSERRYLANKHEMSLDSAKDRSVPDVSSSTLANLRRAKSLDRRATESSMTPDLLNFKKGWMTKLYEDGVWKKHWFVLTDQTLRYYKDSIAEEASEMDGEIDLSTCYDVKEFPVQRNYGFQILCKEGACTLSAMTSGIRRNWIQAIMKNVRPTIAPDVTRKNIPLKLSVLKPRSLPDEKIKSQVMLDPDPSHNPEIPKSDGQRQPSGNNASAPASEPRKSRVRERRREGRSKTFDWTEFKMERKEKPVKERADTVDLSSSFSTTSSYCSASSSPSSLASSPVSSSSLQTSSASAAHPPSITEEAEKENVNGGTSSTARTPNTVTVTVISTLNATSPVQQPTPGIQEQGKMEVDHPAAISPASEDKDSRSSDVQDEIEQRWHQVETTPLREEKQVPITTALGNSERLPAHELAALLDKELGQKQKELDQLQKQNNLLKEQLENALVREQSAREGYVLQSATPPTSSPHRVPWQHLHRLNQDLQGELESQKRKQDLAQQQIRTLKRSYTEAQDAVERHESDIQALQSKLASAMAEILASEQAVARMRNELRLEQERSKEHEEEYSHSEATLRAQLKDSEDRLREVEANLLERNQALRQLERQQALQRDHVREIQRLQEKLQEVTARLTATEEGQALKDERLKQEQHSMQESHERERQNLCKRLAEAETAHKKVEDRLFEAEQQVEALLRGRRASGGTECKQEMLKLQEELAQKADMVESLKESVRRLEEEKGHLTCRCQELINQIAEADREVNKLRSRLETEEADYYTLEHSYERATQEFQKMSQFLREKEEEVRQTKEMYERLMERKEEDLKEALIKMTALGNSLEETELKLQAKEELLCQMTQSLLDKVEPCNAEKDLQAKLVVAEDRIAELEQHLNALQLGYANLHMERQQIPEQSEEERTSPSSLSNAELSLDNTSTTESSPDDKESQAKRPRIRFSSIQCQKYVNIEVLDTSQKMNQDVAEDIELTEGTATPDFTAPHANDPEKFISIIHALETKLLATEDKLRNLTQNLDRQRSTQAEDLSDIDLKIGEKDSCPEKETSDASGIQSSAGIKHCTNALVCVENGREKVRAILSGSHETDTQLHSLCEIEKDLFNASLYLQRGQKMLEEQSPAFHPNQTPETVDKEAMHLFAKTLSFEAMVLNKMALLIQTSKSDLLQALTEIWEDIEHIKRSDKDCLAVVYADVLTRKLILESGFWKELEKAETDVAKSKEGGVLDDVDVDAKVAFNNFIKAELAYSIQNLKLCYEEKFKILKRELAVAHKNLYEREMALKAIIEASKRPDLKTVIKEVKNNFGFNKQKLADIHPPELAPYMEQIEIEEARDLAEEIVDRHLAGEMPSCGIDSVESLQNAHESLANELQRQAAILHKYAQELESGESNPGLSKMIRSLLGHQTSHIFTSTSLCMREALTQAQVAYVACRLRAMHEQDLGYCKQTSQTMDDLVQQHARSVTAIQEKYEESLQEERRNFKQMVESLQKENQTLKSEISKRVNQLSQQQVVFLEKEFQKETEDLKQKHQRELSRAEQGCASTELALMEAAADSQQKLEVLLADMDTMEERHESHVRKLEEQFEMRVCELQHIHKDNIEKLRSEYVENIQSLKDHRSYDQNPEVSQPPPYEEAATPMEEEEQGKGDDVQHISEVDSMVVLKDRIQELETQMNNMRDELENKHLEGDVASLREKYQRDFESLKATCERGFAAMEETHQKVIEDLQRQHQREISKLMEERERLLAEETAATIAAIEAMKNAHKEELEKTQRSQISGLNSDIDELRLQYEEELQSIQRELEVLSEQYSQKCLENAHLAQALEAERQALRQCQRENQELNAHNQELNNRLTVEISRMRSCFSGETAHSSLSQGKDVYELEVLLRIKESEIQYLKQEIHSLKDELQSALRDKKYATDKYKDIYTELSIVKAKADCDISKLKEKLLIATEALGERTVDGTVTSGYDIMKSKSNPDFMKKEQSASSRHSRGLRSKSLKEGLTVQERMKLFEAKDSRKI from the exons GGTGGAGTAACTCCAAGACAGTGTTTTTCCACTGAGGACATGAATGGGCACCCA GAGCCCGGCCCAGCTAAGGTAACAgtgaccagcagcagcagcaggggcaGCATCCCATGCCTGCCCAGCAGTATTGCCAGCGCCGAGCGGGTGCCAATGAGCCGCGCCACTCTGTGGCAGGAAGAGCCCCGCTGGAGCAGGGCCACCATCCCCTGCAGCCGCAGTGCCTCCTGTCTCAGCCAGCTGGGCCACAGTCAGCCAGACTCCAGTATCACTACTCAAGATG aTGGTGGCACTGTGAGCAGTGGACGTAAGGTACGAGTTGAGAGTGGGTACTTCTCCCTGGAGAAGACCAAGTCGGAGCCTTCTCCACAGTCTGCACATCACTCACAGCCACCCCAGCATCTGCCCCTCTCCTCTTCagcatcttcctcctctttagGAGCTCCCAGTTCCAG GCGATCTCAAATCATTGAGCGGTTCGAGGATGGTCAGCATGTTGAGCGCATGGAGACAAACGGCTCTGATCCTTCTGCTAACTCCGTGCTGATCCAGAGACAGGGACGCAGCGAGAGACGTTATTTGGCTAATAAACAT gaGATGTCACTAGATTCAGCAAAGGACCGTTCAGTTCCTGATGTATCCAGTTCCACTTTGGCCAACTTAAGAAGGGCCAAATCATTGGACCGCAGAGCAACTGAGTCCTCGATGACT CCCGATCTGCTGAACTTTAAAAAAGGATGGATGACAAAGCTATATGAAGATGGAGTG TGGAAGAAGCACTGGTTTGTCCTGACAGATCAGACTTTGAGGTACTATAAGGATTCAATAGCTGAGGAG GCTTCAGAAATGGACGGTGAGATTGACCTTTCTACGTGCTACGATGTCAAAGAGTTTCCCGTTCAAAGGAATTACGGTTTCCAAATCCTG tgtaaaGAAGGAGCGTGCACCCTGTCAGCGATGACCTCTGGAATCCGTCGTAACTGGATTCAGGCGATCATGAAGAACGTGCGACCCACTATCGCCCCCGATGTCACCCG GAAAAACATCCCTCTGAAACTATCGGTTCTGAAGCCCAG ATCACTCCCTGATGAGAAGATAAAATCTCAGGTGATGTTGGACCCTGATCCAAGCCATAATCCAGAAATCCCTAAGTCTGATGGGCAGAGGCAGCCATCTGGTAACAATGCCTCTGCCCCTGCCTCTGAGCCACGCAAAAGCAGAGTTCGTGAGCGCAGACGAGAGGGCCGCTCAAAAACTTTCGACTGGACTGAGTTCAAAATGGAACGGAAGGAAAAGCCCGTAAAAGAACGAGCAGACACAGTTGACCTCAGCTCATCGTTCTCCACAACCTCCTCCTACTGTTCTGcctcctcttctccctcctccttGGCGTCATCTCCggtctcttcttcctccctccAAACCTCATCTGCATCAGCTGCTCACCCACCTTCAATTacagaagaagcagaaaaggAGAACGTTAATGGGGGAACTAGCAGTACAGCTCGCACACCAAATACTGTTACTGTAACGGTGATTTCAACGCTAAATGCTACATCACCAGTACAGCAACCAACACCTGGAATCCAAGAGCAAGGAAAGATGGAAGTGGATCACCCTGCTGCCATTAGTCCAGCCAGTGAAGACAAAGACAGCAGAAGCTCAGATGTTCAGGATGAGATTGAGCAGCGATGGCATCAAGTGGAGACAACACCATTAAGGGAAGAGAAGCAAGTACCGATCACCACTGCCTTAGGAAACTCTGAGAGACTGCCAGCGCATGAGCTTGCTGCTCTGCTAGACAAAGAG TTGGGACAGAAGCAGAAGGAGCTGGACCAACTGCAGAAGCAGAACAACCTCTTAAAGGAGCAACTAGAAAATGCGCTAGTGAGAGAGCAAAGTGCCAGGGAGGGCTATGTACTGCAG AGCGCAACACCTCCTACGTCTTCACCGCACAGAGTGCCATGGCAACACTTGCACAGGCTTAATCAAGATTTACAGGGTGAACTGGAGTCCCAGAAGCGCAAGCAGGACCTTGCACAGCAACAGATCCGGACATTGAAGAGAAGCTACACCGAAGCCCAGGATGCCGTAGAGCGCCACGAGTCCGATATTCAGGCTTTGCAGTCTAAACTTGCATCTGCAATGGCGGAAATTTTAGCAAGTGAACAGGCTGTGGCCCGGATGCGGAATGAGCTCAGGCTAGAGCAGGAGCGCTCAAAAGAACACGAAGAAGAATACAGTCATAGTGAGGCTACCCTACGAGCCCAGCTGAAGGACAGTGAAGACAGACTCCGTGAAGTAGAAGCTAACCTCCTGGAGAGAAACCAGGCCCTCAGGCAGCTGGAGCGCCAGCAGGCACTGCAGCGAGACCACGTGAGGGAGATACAGAGGTTGCAGGAGAAGCTGCAAGAAGTGACTGCTCGACTAACTGCTACAGAAGAGGGTCAGGCGCTGAAAGACGAGCGCCTTAAGCAGGAACAGCATAGCATGCAAGAGAGTcatgaaagagagagacagaatctGTGCAAAAGATTAGCTGAAGCTGAAACTGCACACAAGAAAGTAGAGGACAGGCTGTTTGAGGCTGAGCAGCAGGTAGAGGCCTTGTTAAGGGGTAGGCGGGCCTCAGGAGGTACAGAATGCAAGCAGGAAATGCTGAAGTTGCAAGAAGAGCTGGCTCAAAAGGCTGACATGGTTGAGTCACTGAAGGAAAGTGTCCGTAgactggaagaagaaaaaggacatCTTACGTGTCGTTGTCAGGAACTCATCAACCAGATTGCTGAAGCAGACCGTGAAGTGAACAAGCTTCGCTCTCGCCTGGAAACAGAAGAAGCAGATTACTACACCTTGGAGCATTCATATGAGAGGGCTACCCAAGAGTTTCAGAAAATGAGCCAGTTCcttagagaaaaagaggaggaggtcCGGCAGACTAAGGAGATGTACGAGAGACTGATGGAACGCAAGGAGGAGGACCTAAAAGAAGCACTTATTAAAATGACTGCACTTGGCAACAGCTTAGAGGAAACTGAGCTGAAGCTGCAAGCCAAGGAGGAGCTTCTCTGTCAAATGACTCAAAGCCTCTTGGACAAAGTTGAGCCTTGTAATGCTGAGAAGGATCTGCAAGCCAAGCTTGTGGTTGCAGAGGACCGCATTGCAGAGCTGGAGCAGCACCTCAATGCCCTACAGCTGGGGTATGCTAATCTACACATGGAAAGGCAGCAAATCCCAGAACAGAGTGAGGAGGAAAGAACATCACCCTCCTCGTTATCAAACGCAGAGCTTTCTTTAGACAATACATCCACAACAGAGAGCTCCCCAGACGATAAGGAGTCTCAAGCTAAGAGACCAAGGATACGTTTTTCGAGTATTCAGTGTCAAAAATATGTCAATATCGAGGTCCTGGACACTAGTCAAAAAATGAATCAGGATGTAGCTGAAGACATTGAGTTAACTGAAGGAACAGCTACTCCTGACTTCACAGCCCCACATGCTAATGACCCAGAGAAGTTTATCTCTATCATACATGCTCTTGAAACAAAACTGCTCGCCACAGAAGATAAGCTAAGAAACCTAACACAAAATCTGGATAGGCAACGATCCACCCAAGCAGAGGACTTGTCCGATATAGATTTAAAGATCGGCGAAAAGGATTCTTGCCCAGAGAAAGAGACTAGTGATGCAAGTGGTATACAGAGTAGTGCTGGCATTAAGCATTGTACCAATGCCCTTGTATGTGTGGAAAATGGTCGAGAAAAAGTTAGGGCTATTCTCAGTGGCTCACATGAAACAGATACACAGCTGCACTCATTGTGTGAGATAGAGAAGGATTTGTTCAATGCATCGCTGTACCTTCAACGGGGACAAAAGATGTTGGAAGAGCAATCACCAGCTTTCCATCCAAATCAAACCCCAGAGACTGTAGATAAAGAGGCAATGCACCTTTTTGCCAAAACTTTGTCCTTTGAGGCGATGGTTTTGAACAAGATGGCTTTGTTAATACAAACGTCAAAGTCTGACCTCCTGCAGGCTCTTACTGAGATCTGGGAGGACATTGAGCACATTAAAAGGAGTGACAAAGATTGCTTGGCTGTAGTTTATGCCGATGTCTTGACCAGGAAGCTGATTTTAGAAAGTGGGTTCTGGAAAGAACTTGAGAAAGCAGAGACGGATGTTGCTAAATCCAAAGAGGGTGGTGTATTAGATGATGTAGATGTTGATGCCAAAGTTGCCTTCAACAACTTCATTAAAGCAGAATTGGCCTACTCAATTCAAAATCTTAAGCTTTGCTATGAGGAGAAATTCAAAATACTTAAAAGGGAGCTAGCTGTAGCTCATAAAAACCTCTATGAAAGGGAAATGGCTTTGAAAGCAATTATTGAAGCCTCTAAAAGGCCTGATTTGAAAACTGTCATAAAAGAAGTCAAAAACAACTTTGGATTCAACAAACAAAAGCTGGCGGACATTCACCCTCCCGAGCTTGCTCCGTACATGGAGCAGATCGAAATAGAAGAAGCTAGAGACTTGGCTGAGGAAATCGTAGACAGACACTTGGCTGGTGAAATGCCCTCTTGTGGCATTGACTCTGTTGAATCACTGCAAAATGCTCATGAAAGCCTGGCTAATGAACTTCAAAGACAAGCAGCGATCCTCCACAAGTATGCCCAAGAACTAGAAAGTGGCGAAAGCAATCCCGGACTGTCTAAAATGATCCGATCTCTTCTAGGACACCAAACTTCACATATTTTCACAAGTACCTCTCTTTGTATGCGTGAAGCCCTCACCCAGGCTCAAGTGGCATATGTGGCATGTAGGTTACGGGCCATGCATGAACAAGATTTAGGCTATTGTAAACAGACCAGTCAAACTATGGATGATCTCGTGCAGCAGCATGCACGCAGTGTCACAGCAATccaagaaaaatatgaagagtcTTTACAAGAGGAGCGCCGGAACTTCAAGCAAATGGTGGAATCTCTCCAGAAGGAAAATCAGACACTTAAGAGTGAGATTAGCAAACGTGTGAATCAGCTCTCGCAGCAGCAAGTGGTCTTCTTAGAGAAAGAGTTTCAGAAAGAGACGGAAGACCTGAAGCAGAAGCATCAAAGGGAGCTGAGCCGAGCAGAACAAGGCTGTGCCtcaacagagctggccctcatggaagcagcagctgacagtcaACAAAAGTTAGAGGTTCTGCTAGCAGACATGGACACAATGGAGGAGAGGCACGAGAGTCATGTGAGGAAGCTCGAGGAGCAGTTTGAAATGAGGGTTTGCGAGCTCCAGCATATCCACAAGGACAACATCGAAAAGTTACGTTCAGAGTATGTGGAGAACATTCAGAGTCTCAAAGATCACCGATCTTACGATCAAAACCCTGAGGTCTCACAGCCACCTCCTTATGAGGAGGCCGCTACGCCAATGGAAGAGGAAGAGCAGGGAAAAGGGGACGATGTACAGCACATATCAGAGGTCGACTCCATGGTGGTTCTGAAAGACCGCATTCAAGAACTGGAGACTCAGATGAATAATATGAGGGACGAACTGGAGAACAAACACCTTGAAGGAGATGTGGCCAGCCTGAGAGAGAAATACCAGAGAGACTTTGAAAGCCTCAAG GCCACATGTGAGCGTGGCTTTGCCGCAATGGAGGAGACACACCAGAAGGTGATCGAAGACCTCCAGAGGCAGCATCAGAGGGAGATTTCCAAGCTCATGGAAGAGCGAGAGAGGCTATTGGCTGAGGAGACGGCTGCCACGATTGCTG CTATTGAAGCTATGAAGAATGCGCACAAGGAGGAACTGGAAAAAACCCAGCGCTCCCAAATAAGCGGACTGAACTCTGACATTGATGAACTACGCTTACAATACGA GGAGGAGCTGCAGTCCATCCAGAGAGAACTGGAGGTGCTGTCAGAGCAGTACTCTCAGAAATGTCTAGAGAACGCTCACCTGGCTCAGGCGCTGGAGGCCGAGAGGCAGGCCCTCAGGCAGTGTCAGAGAGAGAACCAGGAACTAAATGCACACAACCAG GAATTAAATAACCGGCTGACTGTAGAGATCTCTCGGATGCGCTCCTGTTTTAGTGGGGAAACCGCTCACTCATCACTTTCCCAGGGCAAAGATGTGTATGAACTGGAG GTATTGTTACGAATAAAGGAGTCGGAGATCCAGTATCTCAAACAAGAAATCCACTCTCTGAAAGACGAGCTACAGTCTGCTTTAAGG GACAAGAAATATGCCACAGACAAATATAAGGACATCTACACAGAACTCAGCATtgtaaaagcaaaagcagacTGCGACATCAGCAAACTGAAGGAGAAGTTGCTCATTGCCACAGAAGCTTTAGGTGAGAGGACTGTCGATGGAACAGTTACATCTGGATATG aTATCATGAAGTCCAAAAGTAACCCAGATTTCATGAAAAAAGAACAGTCGGCGAGCTCCAGGCATTCACGAGGTTTAAGGTCAAAG AGCCTGAAAGAGGGACTCACCGTGCAGGAGCGCATGAAGCTTTTTGAGGCAAAAGATTCCAGAAAGATTTAA